The following are encoded in a window of Candidatus Nanopelagicales bacterium genomic DNA:
- a CDS encoding DNA cytosine methyltransferase, producing the protein MRSVELFAGAGGLALGCELAGFHPALVVEWDRWACDTIRHNQAADYPLVREWNLVEGDVRSVDWGSVEGPIDLVSGGPPCQPFSMGGKHGAAQDRRDMFPAATEVIRAVQPRAFIIENVRGLTRSTFANYYQYILLRLSYPESVRRDPETWVDHFHRLQAEQTSSEHGLAYNVVPTVVNAADYGVPQQRHRVIIVGFRSDVDAEWSFPDATHSKQVLLHDQWVTGSYWERHRVKPGDRPTAPDSPPELPRQDCDLRPWRTVRDALVGLPEPLPHGTANALNHVLQPGARPYVGHTGSHLDLPAKTLKAGDHGVPGGENMMLRQDGSVRYFTVRESARLQTFPDRYELHGSWTEAMRQLGNAVPVLLAQRLAGSVAEHLAIAGMGVLPLPGCRRAGGPPPLRGGGATRSSGGNRLTA; encoded by the coding sequence ATGCGCTCCGTTGAACTCTTCGCTGGAGCCGGCGGCCTGGCCCTCGGCTGCGAGCTCGCTGGCTTCCATCCCGCTCTCGTCGTGGAGTGGGACCGGTGGGCGTGCGACACGATCCGGCACAATCAGGCCGCAGACTACCCGCTCGTCCGCGAATGGAATCTTGTGGAAGGCGATGTCAGGTCCGTGGACTGGGGTTCGGTGGAGGGGCCAATCGACCTAGTCTCCGGTGGACCACCGTGCCAGCCCTTCTCGATGGGCGGCAAACATGGTGCCGCGCAGGATCGCCGAGACATGTTCCCCGCAGCCACCGAGGTGATCAGGGCCGTGCAGCCTCGGGCGTTCATCATCGAGAATGTTCGCGGGCTGACCCGTTCTACGTTCGCGAACTACTACCAGTACATCCTTCTGCGACTGAGCTACCCGGAATCGGTTCGACGCGATCCCGAGACCTGGGTCGACCACTTCCACCGGCTCCAGGCGGAGCAAACCAGCTCAGAGCACGGCCTGGCGTACAACGTCGTGCCGACAGTCGTGAACGCAGCTGACTACGGCGTTCCCCAACAGCGCCACCGAGTCATCATCGTGGGCTTCCGCTCCGATGTGGACGCGGAATGGAGCTTCCCCGACGCCACGCATTCGAAGCAAGTCCTGCTGCACGATCAATGGGTTACTGGCTCTTACTGGGAGCGGCACCGTGTCAAACCAGGAGATCGGCCGACGGCGCCTGACTCGCCCCCGGAGCTTCCTCGGCAAGACTGCGATCTGCGCCCGTGGCGCACGGTGCGCGACGCGCTCGTCGGCCTGCCAGAACCCCTCCCCCACGGCACCGCGAACGCGCTGAACCACGTTCTACAGCCGGGTGCCCGCCCATACGTGGGCCACACCGGCAGTCACCTGGACTTGCCCGCGAAGACCCTGAAGGCTGGCGACCACGGAGTTCCAGGTGGCGAGAACATGATGCTGCGACAGGACGGCTCCGTCCGGTACTTCACCGTTCGCGAGAGCGCTCGGCTCCAGACGTTCCCTGACCGGTACGAACTGCACGGCTCGTGGACCGAAGCGATGCGTCAACTGGGAAACGCGGTTCCGGTCCTGCTCGCACAGCGCCTCGCCGGGAGTGTGGCGGAGCACCTCGCGATCGCCGGAATGGGGGTCCTCCCCC